In the genome of Rhodoplanes sp. Z2-YC6860, one region contains:
- a CDS encoding YciI family protein, translating into MQYLLLIYRDEAKFLSASKAEAEQMTASYMAYAEAMKKAGVIRGGERLRPVTDATTVRVAGGKTSVLNGPYADTKEQLAGYFMIDVPDLDAALSWAARCPGASQGAMEVRPLWPM; encoded by the coding sequence ATGCAATATCTCCTTCTGATCTACCGCGATGAAGCCAAGTTCCTGTCGGCCAGCAAGGCCGAGGCCGAGCAGATGACCGCGAGCTACATGGCCTATGCCGAGGCCATGAAGAAGGCCGGGGTGATCCGCGGCGGCGAGCGGCTGCGGCCGGTGACGGACGCGACCACGGTGCGGGTCGCCGGTGGCAAGACCAGCGTGCTCAACGGGCCCTATGCCGACACCAAGGAGCAGCTGGCCGGCTACTTCATGATCGACGTGCCCGATCTCGATGCGGCGTTGAGCTGGGCCGCGCGTTGTCCCGGCGCGAGCCAGGGCGCGATGGAAGTCCGTCCGCTGTGGCCGATGTAG
- a CDS encoding Lrp/AsnC family transcriptional regulator: MSERLDAIDLKILKELQDDGRITNVELARRVGISAPPCLRRVRALEEAGFIKGYRALLDEKMLGYEVTVFAMVHLTSQAEPDLKAFEDFVRTAQLVRECWMLSGEIDFVLKCVAPDLKTFQAFVAELTGAPNVRNVKTSLVLRNAKDAAMVPMELKKL, translated from the coding sequence GTGTCCGAACGCCTGGATGCCATCGACCTCAAGATCCTGAAGGAGCTTCAGGACGACGGCCGTATCACCAATGTGGAGCTGGCTCGCCGGGTCGGCATCTCGGCGCCGCCCTGCCTGCGCCGGGTGCGGGCGCTGGAGGAGGCGGGCTTCATCAAAGGCTATCGCGCGCTGCTCGACGAGAAGATGCTGGGCTACGAGGTCACCGTGTTCGCCATGGTACACCTGACCAGCCAGGCCGAGCCCGACCTGAAGGCGTTCGAGGATTTCGTGCGCACCGCGCAGCTCGTGCGCGAATGCTGGATGCTCTCGGGCGAGATCGACTTCGTGCTCAAATGCGTGGCGCCGGACTTGAAGACGTTCCAGGCCTTCGTCGCCGAGCTCACCGGCGCGCCCAACGTGCGCAACGTCAAGACGTCGCTCGTGCTGCGCAACGCCAAGGACGCCGCGATGGTGCCGATGGAGTTGAAGAAATTGTAG
- the trxB gene encoding thioredoxin-disulfide reductase — translation MSKKTHAKLVIIGSGPAGYTAAIYAARAMLEPILIQGIQPGGQLTITTDVENYPGFADVIQGPWLMEQMQKQAEHVGTKIITDHVNDLDLSGRPFRLTCDSGDVYIADTVVLATGAQARWLDLPSEQKFKGYGVSACATCDGFFYKNKEVLVIGGGNTAVEEALFLTNFASKVTIVHRRDTFRAEKILQERLYKNPKIRVVWDSELHDVLGNENPLKVRGVVLRNVKTGATQEMTADGVFIAIGHQPSTDLVAGKIKMKPSGYVWTEPYSTATSVPGLFAAGDVTDDVYRQAVTAAGLGCMAALEAERFLAHHGTQQQQAAE, via the coding sequence ATGAGCAAGAAAACCCATGCCAAGCTTGTGATTATCGGCTCGGGACCGGCGGGCTATACGGCAGCGATCTACGCGGCGCGCGCGATGCTCGAGCCGATCCTGATCCAGGGCATCCAGCCGGGCGGCCAGCTCACCATCACCACCGACGTCGAGAACTATCCAGGCTTCGCCGACGTCATCCAGGGCCCCTGGCTCATGGAGCAGATGCAGAAGCAGGCCGAGCATGTCGGCACCAAGATCATCACCGACCACGTCAACGATCTCGATCTGAGCGGGCGGCCGTTCCGGCTCACCTGCGATTCCGGCGACGTCTATATCGCCGACACCGTCGTGCTCGCGACCGGCGCACAGGCGCGCTGGCTCGATCTGCCGTCCGAACAGAAGTTCAAGGGCTATGGCGTGTCGGCCTGCGCGACCTGCGACGGCTTCTTCTACAAGAACAAGGAAGTGCTGGTGATCGGCGGCGGCAACACCGCGGTCGAGGAAGCGCTGTTCCTCACCAACTTCGCCTCCAAGGTCACGATCGTGCATCGGCGCGACACGTTCCGCGCCGAGAAGATCCTGCAGGAGCGGCTCTACAAGAATCCGAAAATTCGCGTGGTCTGGGACAGCGAGTTGCACGACGTGCTCGGCAACGAAAATCCGCTGAAGGTGCGCGGCGTCGTGCTGCGTAACGTGAAGACCGGCGCCACGCAGGAAATGACCGCCGACGGCGTGTTCATCGCCATCGGCCATCAGCCCTCGACCGATCTCGTCGCCGGCAAGATCAAGATGAAGCCGTCCGGCTATGTCTGGACCGAGCCGTATTCGACCGCGACCTCGGTGCCGGGCCTGTTCGCGGCCGGCGACGTCACCGACGACGTCTACCGCCAGGCGGTGA
- a CDS encoding RNA polymerase sigma factor, with protein MVARQSYGKLVAFLAARTGDVAGAEDALSEAFASALDDWSVNGVPRTPEAWLLTAARRKLIDAGRRRRSGDDAADHLRLMADEMEAVANETDIPDRRLALMFACAHPAIDQGIRAPLILQTILGFDAATIASAFLVAPQTMAQRLVRAKSKIREARIPLRIPEHGELRERLDTVLEAIYAAFAEGWTDPGGTESRRRNLASEGIWLGRLVASLLPDEPEALGLLALMLYAESRRAARRGAEGDYVPLGQQDTALWDVPMIEEAEALLRRASVGGDTGRYQLEAAVQSAHLVRRLSGRADWAAIERLYELLFEITHSPVVMINRAVAAAESRGAEAGLALLDGLDGEKALAEYQPYWAARADLLSRLNRRAEASEAYQRAIGLETDPAVRRFLQERRGARCGKAN; from the coding sequence ATGGTGGCCCGGCAGAGCTACGGCAAGCTCGTGGCGTTTCTCGCGGCCCGCACCGGCGATGTCGCCGGCGCCGAAGACGCGCTGTCGGAGGCGTTTGCGTCAGCATTGGACGATTGGTCGGTCAACGGCGTGCCGCGGACGCCCGAAGCATGGCTCCTGACCGCTGCACGCCGCAAGCTGATCGACGCCGGCCGGCGGCGACGGAGCGGCGATGATGCAGCGGATCATCTGCGGCTGATGGCCGACGAAATGGAGGCCGTGGCGAACGAGACCGACATCCCGGACCGGCGCCTCGCTCTGATGTTCGCCTGTGCGCATCCGGCCATTGATCAAGGCATCCGCGCGCCGCTCATCCTTCAGACCATTCTCGGCTTCGACGCCGCGACCATCGCGTCGGCGTTCCTGGTCGCGCCGCAAACTATGGCGCAGCGCCTGGTTCGTGCCAAAAGCAAAATCAGGGAGGCCCGCATTCCGCTGCGGATTCCCGAACACGGGGAATTGCGCGAGCGCCTCGACACCGTGCTGGAGGCGATCTATGCGGCCTTCGCCGAGGGCTGGACCGATCCCGGCGGCACCGAAAGCCGCCGCCGCAATCTCGCCAGCGAAGGCATCTGGCTCGGCCGCCTCGTTGCGTCGCTGCTGCCAGACGAGCCCGAGGCGCTGGGCCTGCTCGCGCTGATGCTCTATGCGGAATCGCGCCGCGCGGCGCGGCGGGGCGCCGAGGGCGACTACGTGCCGCTCGGGCAGCAGGACACGGCGCTGTGGGACGTGCCGATGATCGAAGAGGCCGAGGCGCTGCTGCGCCGCGCGAGTGTTGGCGGCGACACCGGGCGCTATCAGCTCGAAGCCGCGGTGCAGTCGGCGCATCTGGTGCGGCGCTTGAGCGGCCGCGCCGATTGGGCGGCGATCGAAAGACTCTACGAGCTTCTGTTCGAGATCACGCATTCGCCGGTGGTGATGATCAACCGCGCGGTCGCGGCGGCCGAGTCGCGCGGCGCAGAGGCGGGCCTTGCCCTGCTCGACGGCCTCGACGGCGAGAAGGCGCTCGCCGAATACCAGCCGTATTGGGCGGCGCGTGCCGATCTTCTCTCGCGGCTCAACCGGCGCGCCGAAGCCAGTGAGGCCTATCAGCGCGCCATCGGGCTGGAAACCGATCCCGCGGTCCGCCGCTTTCTGCAGGAGCGCCGCGGCGCCCGCTGCGGCAAGGCCAATTGA